The sequence ATGTCCCTCTACTCCCGCGCCGGCTTCCGCCCGGTGGGTGACCGCTACATGGAGGCGGGGCTGGAGCACCAGGACATGGAGCATACGCTGGAGTAGAGCGCAGCGCAGTCTGTGGTTTCTGGCTGAGTAGGGACGCCACCATCCCGGCCAAAGCGCCGGGACCGCTTCCTTTCCGAGAGACCCCGGATCAAGTCCGGGGTGGTACTTCTCCGAAATCAAGTCCTGGCCGGGGCTCCGCCCGTGATCCGGCGAAACTGTCCACAAGACAGTTTCCGGGAAGCCGGATCACCCTCACCCGGAGGGCGCGTTGGCGATGCCGGAAGCAAAATGCGCGGCATGAAAGCTTTAGGGCGCGGACTTATCAACCCCCTTCCGCAAGCGCACTCCAGGTCGGGCGCGGCCCTCAGCTCTTTAGTCTCGCACGTAGTACACGTCGAACTCCGTCCGACGCTCCTCGACGAACCCATGGCGCTGGTAGAACCGGTTCGCGGCACTGCCCTTCAACGCCCCGAGCCGGATCGGGCGCCCTCCTGCTTCCGACACGATCCGCTTCATCGCGGTGGCTCCCAGGCCCTGCCCCGCCACCTCATGCGCGATGTAGAGGTGGGAGAGGAAGAGGTCCGCGCCGCGATCCTCCAGCACGTAGAAGCCGACGATCCGGCCCTCGGCCTCGACCACCGTGCAGGCCGCGGGCTCGAACCCGTCCAGCAGACGTGCGCGGGCCCGGTCCGGGTCGAAGCGGCCGAGGGCGCGCAAGCTGGGCTCCATCGCGGCGGCGCGAAGGTCCGCCAGAGCCTCCGCGTCCTCGGCCCGCGCCGTCCGGAACGCGGGCCTCACCGCACGCCCAGCGCCGTCTCGACCGCGGCACCGATGCGCAGCAGTGCGGCCTCGCCCATCGGGCAGCCCATGACGGAGAGGCCGCACATCGGGGTGCCCGTCGGCAGCGTCAGCACCGGCAGGCCCATCAGGTTGCCGATGCGCGTGTTGCGCAGGGCCATCAGGTTCTCGGAGCGGTAGAAGGCGCCATCCTCGGCCACCCGAGCAGCGTTCGGCGCCAGGATCGGAGCGGTGGGCACGAGCACCGCGTCATAGGCCGCGGTGGCGGCGCGGTAGGCCTTGCGCAGCTCCTCCAACCGGGCGCGGGCGCGCAGGTAGTCGGCCGCACTCACCTTCGCCCCGGCGAGGAAACGGTCGCGGACCTCGGCGAACATCACGTCGGGGTTGGCCTCGATCAGCTCGCCTTGCGTGGCGTAGGCCTCGGGCGCAAAGAGGAGCGCGCCGGCCTCCATGCCCTCTGCCACCTCGGGTACGGCGATCCGGTCGATCCGGGCCCCTGCGTTGGAGAGGCGGGTGACAGCGTCTTCGAAGGCGGCGCCGGGCGCCTCGCGCAGATCGTCGAGGGCCACGGTCTCCAGCACGGCGAGGCGGAGGTTGGAGGCGTCGCCGCCCTTCAGGTCGGGTGCGGCACCACCACCAAAGGCGTCGAAGATGAGGGCCGCGTCCTCCACCGTCCGGCAGAGCGGCCCGATCGTGTCGAAATAGGCGCAGAGCGGCACGACCCCATCGAGCGGCAGCGCACCGGAGGTCGTCTTCAGCCCCACGAGGTCGTTCCAGGCGGAGGGGACGCGGACCGACCCGCCCGTGTCCGACCCGATCCCCGCCGCCGCGAGCCCGAAGGCGACCGAGGTGGCCGCGCCCGAGCTGGAGCCCCCCGGCAGCAGCTCCGGATCGTTGATGTTGGGCGGCGTGGCGGTGACGGGATTGTAGCCGAGGCCCGCGAAGGCGAGCTCCGTCATGTGGGTCTTGCCGAGGCAGACGAGTCCGGCGCGGGTGGCGCGGGCGAGCACTTCGGCGTCTTCCGTGGGGACGCGGCCCTTGAGGAGGGCTGAGCCCGCCTCGGTCGCCGTGCCCGCGATGTCGAAAAGGTCCTTCCAAGAGATCGGCACACCGTCGAGCGGGCCGCGGCGGACGCCGTTCTTCGCTCTCTGGGCCGCGGCCTGCGCCTCGGCCAGGGCGCGCTCGGGGGTGGTGCGGGCGTAGATCCGCGCGCCGTGCTCCGAGGCCGCGATGGCGTCGAGGTAGCTCTCGGTCAGCGCGACGGGGTCGAG is a genomic window of Pontivivens ytuae containing:
- a CDS encoding GNAT family N-acetyltransferase, giving the protein MRPAFRTARAEDAEALADLRAAAMEPSLRALGRFDPDRARARLLDGFEPAACTVVEAEGRIVGFYVLEDRGADLFLSHLYIAHEVAGQGLGATAMKRIVSEAGGRPIRLGALKGSAANRFYQRHGFVEERRTEFDVYYVRD
- a CDS encoding amidase, whose amino-acid sequence is MTDHLTRPAADLGREIAAGRLDPVALTESYLDAIAASEHGARIYARTTPERALAEAQAAAQRAKNGVRRGPLDGVPISWKDLFDIAGTATEAGSALLKGRVPTEDAEVLARATRAGLVCLGKTHMTELAFAGLGYNPVTATPPNINDPELLPGGSSSGAATSVAFGLAAAGIGSDTGGSVRVPSAWNDLVGLKTTSGALPLDGVVPLCAYFDTIGPLCRTVEDAALIFDAFGGGAAPDLKGGDASNLRLAVLETVALDDLREAPGAAFEDAVTRLSNAGARIDRIAVPEVAEGMEAGALLFAPEAYATQGELIEANPDVMFAEVRDRFLAGAKVSAADYLRARARLEELRKAYRAATAAYDAVLVPTAPILAPNAARVAEDGAFYRSENLMALRNTRIGNLMGLPVLTLPTGTPMCGLSVMGCPMGEAALLRIGAAVETALGVR